Proteins encoded by one window of Marispirochaeta aestuarii:
- the kamA gene encoding lysine 2,3-aminomutase produces the protein MLTVQQKNIAEKIENNANRRLWRDWKWQLKHSIQDIQTFERLTGIQFTEMERLEIQETLARFPLSITPYYLSLIETGDYKNDPIFKQSFPSVNELTIQKCETADPLHEDHDSPAPGITHRYPDRVLFHISNVCSMYCRHCTRKRKVGDKDFIPDRETLMQGVEYIRNTPQIRDVLLSGGDPLMLSDDYLEWILKEISCIAHVEVIRIGSRMPVVLPYRITDKLVEMLKKYHPVWLNTHFNHPRELTDSSREALKKLADAGIPLGNQSVLLRDVNDCPRIMRSLVHKLVANRVRPYYLYQCDLSEGLSHFRTPVGKGVEILESLIGHTSGFSVPTYVIDAPGGGGKIPIMPNYLISWSANKVVLRNYEGVISVYHEPEAYPATYCDRQCDGCHLQLKLDDAIETQAIGIEQLLADWDEVSSLIPADNARLERREEEE, from the coding sequence ATGCTTACTGTACAACAGAAAAATATCGCCGAGAAGATAGAGAATAATGCAAACCGGAGACTCTGGCGGGACTGGAAATGGCAGCTGAAACACTCTATTCAGGATATCCAGACCTTTGAGCGTCTTACGGGAATACAGTTCACCGAGATGGAGCGCCTGGAAATCCAGGAAACCCTGGCACGCTTTCCCCTGTCCATTACCCCCTACTACCTGTCCCTGATTGAAACCGGTGATTATAAAAACGACCCGATCTTCAAGCAGTCCTTTCCTTCGGTGAACGAACTCACCATCCAGAAATGCGAGACCGCGGACCCCCTGCACGAGGACCATGACAGCCCGGCCCCGGGAATTACCCACAGATACCCCGACCGGGTCCTGTTTCATATTAGCAATGTCTGCTCCATGTACTGCCGGCACTGCACACGAAAGCGCAAGGTGGGAGACAAGGATTTTATTCCCGACAGAGAGACCCTTATGCAGGGTGTGGAATATATACGCAATACTCCCCAGATCCGGGATGTTCTCCTGTCCGGAGGGGATCCCCTGATGCTCTCCGATGATTACCTGGAATGGATACTGAAAGAGATCAGTTGCATCGCCCATGTGGAGGTCATCCGCATCGGCAGCCGCATGCCCGTGGTGCTGCCCTACCGGATTACCGACAAACTGGTTGAGATGCTGAAAAAGTATCATCCCGTCTGGTTGAATACCCACTTCAACCACCCCCGGGAGCTCACCGATTCATCCCGGGAGGCCCTGAAAAAGCTCGCCGACGCCGGTATTCCCCTGGGAAACCAGTCGGTACTGCTGCGGGACGTCAACGACTGCCCCCGGATAATGCGCAGCCTGGTCCACAAGCTGGTGGCCAACCGGGTGCGCCCCTATTACCTGTATCAGTGCGACCTTTCGGAAGGACTGTCGCATTTCCGCACCCCCGTCGGGAAGGGAGTGGAGATACTCGAAAGCCTGATAGGCCACACCAGCGGTTTTTCAGTACCCACCTACGTCATAGATGCACCGGGAGGAGGGGGCAAGATTCCCATCATGCCCAATTACCTGATTTCCTGGTCCGCCAACAAGGTGGTCCTGAGAAACTACGAGGGGGTAATCAGCGTCTACCACGAACCGGAGGCATATCCGGCCACCTACTGCGACCGGCAGTGTGACGGCTGCCATCTGCAGCTCAAGCTGGATGACGCCATAGAAACCCAGGCTATCGGTATAGAGCAGCTGCTTGCCGACTGGGACGAGGTATCATCCCTGATACCCGCCGACAATGCCAGATTAGAACGAAGAGAGGAGGAAGAATAA
- a CDS encoding 2-oxo acid dehydrogenase subunit E2: MGTRKRYDGVLIRGLPSFRIINPFVMRKRNESAIYFSQTLEVESTREFLKRRNRSRGPEERISLFHVLLAAAVRTISLRPQLNRFVSGQRIYQRNRLQISFIVKKDMGDDGPETNAKISFSPFDTLEDVRRRVNRDVTEARDWEGNISDHEVDFFAKMPRFIVNGVVKIFRFLDYFGIAPKGMIEIDPLYTSLYVANLGSVGLDAAYHHLYEWGNASVFMVIGRMHRALVLDDKGKPVTRLVIRIKYTMDDRISEGVYAAKALQLFKSFVQNPELLEEAPDLDERILGELALLPMEREEYEPASQGRR; the protein is encoded by the coding sequence ATGGGAACGCGAAAACGATATGACGGAGTCCTCATAAGAGGGCTCCCGTCCTTCCGGATAATCAATCCCTTTGTTATGCGGAAACGGAACGAGTCGGCCATCTACTTTTCCCAGACCCTTGAGGTGGAGAGCACCAGGGAGTTCCTCAAACGGCGGAACCGTTCGAGGGGACCGGAAGAGCGGATATCCCTTTTTCATGTTCTTCTGGCGGCGGCGGTCAGGACCATATCCCTCCGTCCCCAGCTGAACCGTTTCGTCTCCGGACAGAGGATCTACCAGCGCAACCGGCTGCAGATCTCCTTTATCGTAAAGAAGGATATGGGAGACGACGGGCCGGAAACCAATGCCAAGATAAGCTTTTCTCCCTTCGATACCCTGGAGGATGTACGCCGCAGGGTCAACCGGGACGTCACCGAAGCCCGGGACTGGGAGGGCAATATCAGCGATCACGAAGTGGATTTTTTTGCGAAGATGCCCAGGTTTATCGTTAACGGCGTTGTCAAGATATTCCGATTTCTCGACTACTTCGGTATAGCTCCGAAGGGAATGATCGAGATAGATCCCCTGTATACCAGCCTGTATGTGGCAAACCTTGGAAGTGTGGGACTGGATGCGGCGTATCATCACCTGTACGAATGGGGAAACGCCTCGGTATTCATGGTAATCGGCCGCATGCACAGGGCCCTTGTTCTTGACGATAAGGGCAAGCCCGTTACCAGGCTGGTAATCAGGATCAAATATACCATGGACGACCGCATATCAGAGGGTGTCTACGCGGCAAAGGCACTTCAGCTGTTCAAAAGCTTTGTGCAGAACCCGGAGCTCCTGGAGGAGGCTCCGGATCTGGATGAGAGAATCCTCGGGGAACTGGCTCTACTGCCGATGGAACGGGAAGAGTACGAGCCGGCGTCGCAAGGGCGGCGTTAA
- a CDS encoding proline--tRNA ligase, which translates to MTKLFSRTLRETPGKTESKGHEYLLRAGYIRQSAAGIYTALPLAFRSLRKIEQIIRDEMNAIGGLEMLMPVVNPAEIWKETGRWFTIDAELSRFKDRNDRDMVLAMTHEEAVTDIMRDEIQTYRQLPCMVYHIQTKWRDDPRPRAGLIRVREFTMKDSYSFDRDYAGLEKQYDAHYHAYFRIFKRCGLPVIAVASDTGMMGGKVSHEYMYLNPIGEDTLILCSDCDYSANRQVAEVHKQLYPEDLAALEEVETPNCATIEELANFLNIPTRKTAKAVMVMGRFVDEKNEEETREKLILAIIRGDMEIEEAKLQKASGALSLRPAHEEEIRACGLVPGYASPVGIRDCMIIVDDSAAGSNNLVGGANRDGYHLLNTNFGRDYSGTIADIASARDGMACPKCGKKLEAKRGVEVGNIFQLGTRYSESMGCTFQDENGRAQPVVMGSYGIGVGRLLACLAEEYNDDKGLKLPASVAPFHVHIVNLLKTSEEAEKIYADLIEGGLEVILDDRKETAGVKFNDADLLGMPLRITLGNKALKDGEVEFSRRGNGDNYRVPLAEVVTAAREAVFG; encoded by the coding sequence ATGACAAAGCTGTTTTCGCGGACCCTCCGGGAGACCCCGGGCAAGACTGAATCCAAAGGGCACGAGTATCTGCTCAGGGCCGGGTATATCCGCCAGAGCGCTGCGGGTATCTATACCGCCCTGCCTCTTGCGTTTCGCAGTCTGCGAAAGATAGAACAGATAATCCGGGACGAGATGAACGCCATAGGCGGTCTCGAGATGCTGATGCCCGTGGTGAATCCCGCGGAAATCTGGAAGGAGACCGGCCGCTGGTTTACCATCGATGCGGAGCTTTCCCGCTTCAAGGACCGCAATGACCGTGACATGGTCCTGGCCATGACACATGAAGAGGCGGTAACGGATATAATGCGGGACGAGATTCAGACCTATCGGCAGCTTCCCTGCATGGTGTACCATATTCAGACCAAATGGCGGGACGATCCCCGTCCCCGGGCGGGACTGATCCGGGTGCGGGAGTTCACCATGAAGGACAGCTACAGCTTTGACCGGGACTATGCAGGCCTGGAAAAGCAGTATGACGCCCATTATCACGCCTACTTCCGTATTTTCAAGCGCTGTGGCCTTCCTGTTATCGCGGTAGCCTCCGATACCGGCATGATGGGAGGAAAGGTGAGTCATGAGTACATGTACCTGAATCCCATCGGCGAGGACACCCTCATCCTCTGCAGCGACTGTGATTACAGCGCCAACCGCCAGGTCGCGGAGGTTCATAAACAGCTTTACCCGGAGGACCTGGCGGCTCTGGAAGAGGTGGAAACCCCGAACTGCGCCACCATCGAAGAACTGGCGAATTTTCTGAATATCCCCACCCGTAAAACCGCCAAAGCGGTCATGGTGATGGGACGCTTCGTTGACGAGAAGAACGAAGAGGAGACCCGGGAAAAGCTTATCCTCGCCATAATCCGGGGAGACATGGAGATCGAGGAAGCGAAACTTCAGAAAGCCAGCGGAGCCCTGAGCCTCAGGCCCGCCCACGAAGAAGAGATCCGCGCCTGCGGGCTGGTACCGGGGTATGCCTCACCGGTGGGAATCAGGGACTGCATGATAATTGTCGACGATTCCGCCGCAGGCTCCAACAACCTCGTAGGCGGCGCGAACAGGGACGGCTACCACCTGCTGAATACCAATTTCGGCCGGGATTACAGCGGCACCATCGCCGATATTGCCTCTGCCCGGGACGGAATGGCCTGTCCCAAATGCGGCAAGAAGCTCGAAGCCAAACGGGGCGTGGAGGTCGGAAACATCTTTCAGCTGGGAACCCGCTATTCGGAAAGCATGGGCTGTACCTTCCAGGATGAAAACGGCAGGGCACAGCCTGTGGTCATGGGGTCCTACGGTATCGGCGTGGGCCGTCTTCTGGCATGCCTGGCGGAGGAGTACAACGACGACAAGGGGCTCAAGCTGCCTGCTTCCGTAGCTCCCTTCCACGTGCATATAGTTAATCTGCTGAAAACCAGCGAGGAGGCGGAGAAAATCTACGCCGATCTGATTGAAGGCGGGCTGGAGGTCATCCTCGACGACCGCAAGGAGACTGCGGGGGTAAAATTCAACGACGCCGACCTCCTGGGAATGCCCCTTCGCATAACCCTGGGCAACAAGGCCCTCAAGGACGGTGAGGTGGAGTTCTCCCGCCGCGGTAATGGTGACAACTACCGGGTCCCCCTGGCGGAGGTGGTAACCGCCGCCAGGGAGGCTGTTTTCGGTTAG
- the ablB gene encoding putative beta-lysine N-acetyltransferase, whose translation MAQNTIKHDRIETLGSSRIQHGPYNNRLYLMELAEEDYPGIVEKIDKICTEKSYAKSFVIVPEHCGSAFTDNGYREEARIPGFFDGTEDGLFMGKFFDEERDAPPKKKVEQFRRVMSFYRPILPGRLGRNLQFSRMKEADIPEMARLYGEIFPDYPFPIDDPDFLMENMGTKTLYYGIRDGKKLIALASAEINHSAGAAEMTDFAVLPKYRGQRLGVKLLRVLEQAAIQKGLPTAYTIARLDSMGMNTVFKRSGYKYAGTLVKNTRISTGIESMNVWYKRLISKT comes from the coding sequence ATGGCACAGAATACAATAAAACACGATCGAATCGAGACATTGGGATCCAGCAGGATCCAGCACGGACCGTACAACAACCGGCTCTATTTAATGGAGCTCGCCGAGGAAGACTACCCCGGCATAGTCGAAAAGATCGACAAGATATGTACCGAAAAGTCCTACGCCAAATCCTTTGTGATTGTACCGGAGCACTGCGGGTCCGCTTTTACGGACAACGGATACCGGGAGGAGGCACGGATACCGGGATTCTTTGACGGGACCGAGGACGGCCTCTTTATGGGGAAATTCTTCGATGAAGAACGGGATGCTCCTCCGAAAAAGAAGGTGGAACAGTTTCGCCGGGTAATGAGCTTCTACCGGCCGATTCTCCCCGGACGACTGGGAAGAAATCTTCAGTTCAGCAGAATGAAGGAGGCTGATATCCCGGAAATGGCCAGGCTCTACGGCGAGATTTTTCCGGATTACCCTTTTCCCATCGATGATCCCGATTTTCTCATGGAGAACATGGGCACCAAGACCCTCTACTACGGTATCCGGGACGGGAAAAAACTGATTGCCCTGGCCTCCGCCGAGATCAACCACAGTGCCGGAGCCGCCGAAATGACCGATTTCGCCGTCCTTCCCAAATACCGGGGTCAGCGCCTGGGAGTCAAGCTGCTGCGGGTACTTGAGCAGGCGGCCATACAGAAGGGGCTTCCCACGGCCTATACAATCGCCCGCCTCGATTCCATGGGTATGAATACCGTTTTCAAGCGTTCCGGCTACAAGTATGCCGGTACCCTGGTGAAAAATACCCGCATCTCCACAGGCATCGAGTCGATGAATGTCTGGTACAAAAGATTGATATCGAAAACATAG
- a CDS encoding DUF2147 domain-containing protein: MRKYSILSTIILLLLIAAPLFAEKDVTGFWKTIDDETGLPKSVVAVYTHNDMLYGRVVLIYGDDGRTVEDHIYQQTKRSPYLKGNPPFAGLDIFWDLEYNSRKDEWTGGRIMDPGDDEGKEPKVYGAAIWKEGSDLIVRGKIAFLGRNQTWKTFSPGDFPAGFKVPDYRKFSPSIPEKE; this comes from the coding sequence ATGAGAAAATATAGTATCTTGAGTACAATTATCCTGCTGCTTCTGATAGCCGCACCGCTCTTCGCGGAAAAAGATGTTACGGGTTTCTGGAAAACCATCGACGACGAAACCGGTCTGCCGAAGTCGGTAGTTGCGGTCTACACCCACAACGACATGCTCTATGGACGGGTAGTGCTGATCTATGGCGATGACGGCAGGACTGTGGAAGACCATATCTATCAGCAGACAAAGCGCAGCCCCTACCTGAAGGGAAATCCTCCTTTCGCCGGACTGGATATATTCTGGGACCTGGAATACAACAGCCGGAAAGATGAGTGGACAGGGGGCAGAATAATGGATCCAGGAGATGATGAGGGCAAGGAACCCAAGGTCTACGGAGCAGCCATCTGGAAAGAGGGAAGCGACCTGATTGTACGGGGAAAAATCGCCTTTCTCGGTAGAAACCAGACCTGGAAAACCTTCTCTCCCGGGGATTTTCCCGCAGGATTCAAGGTCCCGGATTACCGGAAGTTCAGCCCCAGTATTCCGGAAAAGGAGTAA
- a CDS encoding methyl-accepting chemotaxis protein produces the protein MKLKLREKVMIPALLVMILGLTALTVISYLRSAQIIEDVHHNETIQLTQVMASQTNEWVSDRVKNVQAVAAAPIMSEVLRPGSNSGLTGAANTYLKEVKDSYTIFSTVGLLDRNGIARANNNPAQVGVLNLSTRAHFRQAMQGRPAISNIIISQINGEPIFVVAAPVYDDGEVVGVAHASVELARFTEHFVDTVKLGETGYGYMIDSEGTVIAHPIKENIMQLNIAGEDFGATMLAERNGLVDYPWEGERIIAAFHEVPVTGWIFATRVEHAELFQDLVAMRIMNIVTAVIVLFAMATLLLVSIRSITRRVGATAAGLRDISEGEGDLTRRLVTTGGDEIDLLSHYMNVTFEKLTGLVKSIQHETSSLQESGVNLASNMTETASAMNQITANIESIKERIVNQSASVEETRATVSTIALGIKSLDESLSEQASEVTESSASIEEMVANIKSVTESLERNTASMKELQDASEAGRRGMEELAQISRTVMAHSEGLEEASEMIQKISSQTNLLAMNAAIEAAHAGEFGKGFAVVADEIRKLAEEAGSQGTAIGSALTTLKDSIDHIGTSLAQARQRFDRQYELSKLVSEQEALIKSAMNEQVVGSRQVLDALAEIQEISRKVADSSGEMSAGSSEVINEMTRLAQISEEISQSINEMASGAVQINQSVVHISDLTQQNNRSIEILSREVGKLKTE, from the coding sequence GTGAAGTTGAAACTGCGCGAAAAGGTAATGATTCCGGCGCTGCTGGTCATGATTCTAGGACTGACGGCCCTGACGGTGATCTCATACCTGCGTTCCGCCCAGATCATCGAGGACGTTCACCACAACGAAACGATACAGCTTACCCAGGTGATGGCGAGTCAGACCAATGAATGGGTTTCAGACCGGGTAAAAAACGTCCAGGCCGTGGCAGCTGCTCCCATAATGTCCGAGGTTCTCAGACCAGGGAGTAATTCAGGACTGACCGGGGCTGCCAACACCTACCTTAAGGAGGTCAAGGATTCCTATACGATCTTCTCCACAGTCGGTCTCCTGGACAGAAACGGCATAGCCCGGGCCAACAACAATCCGGCCCAGGTCGGGGTACTGAACCTGAGTACCCGGGCTCATTTCAGGCAGGCCATGCAGGGCCGGCCGGCGATTTCCAATATCATCATCAGCCAGATAAACGGAGAACCGATCTTTGTCGTGGCCGCCCCGGTGTATGATGACGGAGAAGTTGTCGGAGTTGCCCATGCTTCGGTGGAACTGGCCCGGTTTACAGAACACTTTGTCGATACCGTAAAGCTTGGAGAAACCGGCTACGGATACATGATAGACTCGGAAGGTACAGTAATCGCCCACCCAATAAAAGAAAACATCATGCAGCTCAACATTGCCGGGGAGGATTTCGGAGCGACCATGCTTGCCGAACGCAACGGACTCGTGGATTATCCCTGGGAGGGAGAGCGGATCATCGCCGCCTTTCATGAAGTCCCCGTAACCGGCTGGATCTTCGCCACCCGGGTCGAGCACGCCGAATTGTTCCAGGACCTTGTTGCAATGAGAATCATGAATATCGTGACCGCGGTAATTGTCCTGTTTGCCATGGCGACTCTCCTGCTTGTTTCCATACGCTCCATAACCAGGCGCGTCGGCGCCACGGCCGCCGGCCTGCGGGACATTTCGGAAGGAGAAGGCGACCTTACCCGGAGACTGGTGACGACGGGAGGAGACGAGATCGACCTGCTTTCTCATTACATGAACGTAACCTTCGAAAAGCTGACGGGTCTGGTAAAATCCATACAACATGAAACCTCCTCCCTGCAGGAGTCCGGGGTGAACCTTGCCTCCAACATGACCGAGACAGCTTCTGCGATGAATCAGATTACCGCCAATATAGAGAGCATCAAGGAACGTATCGTCAACCAGTCCGCCAGCGTCGAAGAGACCCGTGCCACGGTTTCCACCATTGCACTGGGCATCAAATCCCTGGACGAGAGTCTGTCGGAACAGGCCTCGGAAGTAACCGAGTCATCCGCGTCCATAGAGGAGATGGTGGCCAACATAAAATCCGTTACCGAGAGCCTTGAACGCAACACCGCGTCCATGAAGGAGCTGCAGGACGCCTCTGAAGCCGGCCGCCGGGGCATGGAGGAGCTTGCACAGATTTCCCGCACCGTTATGGCCCACTCGGAGGGACTGGAAGAGGCGAGCGAAATGATTCAGAAGATCTCTTCCCAGACCAACCTGCTGGCCATGAATGCCGCCATCGAGGCCGCCCACGCCGGAGAATTCGGCAAGGGTTTTGCCGTTGTGGCGGATGAAATACGAAAACTGGCGGAGGAAGCGGGCAGTCAGGGTACAGCCATCGGCAGCGCCCTTACGACCCTGAAGGACTCGATCGACCATATCGGAACCTCCCTGGCCCAGGCCAGACAGCGTTTCGACCGGCAGTATGAACTGAGTAAGCTTGTTTCCGAACAGGAAGCTCTTATCAAGAGCGCCATGAACGAACAGGTTGTCGGGAGCAGACAGGTCCTGGACGCCCTGGCGGAAATTCAGGAGATCTCCCGCAAAGTGGCGGATTCCTCCGGTGAAATGAGCGCCGGCAGTTCCGAGGTTATCAACGAGATGACCCGCCTGGCCCAGATAAGCGAGGAGATAAGCCAGAGTATCAATGAAATGGCCAGTGGAGCGGTACAGATAAATCAGTCGGTGGTACATATTTCCGACCTGACCCAGCAGAACAATCGCAGCATCGAGATCCTCTCCAGGGAAGTCGGGAAATTAAAAACCGAATAG